From a region of the Streptomyces sp. B21-083 genome:
- a CDS encoding cellulase family glycosylhydrolase, which yields MATGAAGALILGGLAVATLPASAAATGCSIAYKVQSEWPGGFTANLAITNLGSPVRGWTATFDFPTSDQKVTNGWSATWTQSGTRVSATSLDWNGALDTGGSTSIGFTGAWKGANPEPASIALNGVACTGSVTSPTPSPTTTPTSGPSDPAPELKVSGNKIVTASGKQYRLLGVDRSSGEYACVQGKGLWDSGPVDQASVDAMKTWNIHAVRVPLNEECWLGINGSPSGATYQQGVKDYVNLLVANGITPILDLHWTRGAYTNGPDWHCKDATATCQKPMPDAQYAPQFWTGVAGAFKGNDAVVFDLFNEPYPEIAGNWDKTLGWTCWRDGGTCTGLPYETAGMQDLVDAVRATGATNVLMLGGLEWANDMREWLTYKPTDPLNNLAASWHSYSFNACATESCWDSQVAPLAQQVPVVIGEFGQDNCGFDYMQRLVDWADAHNMGYLAWTWNPWGCSTGAVLIKDWAGTPEAGIGDGLKAHLISQDPYTTP from the coding sequence ATGGCCACCGGTGCCGCCGGCGCACTGATCCTGGGTGGCCTTGCAGTCGCTACCCTGCCCGCATCGGCAGCCGCCACCGGCTGCTCGATCGCGTACAAGGTGCAGAGCGAATGGCCGGGAGGGTTCACCGCGAACCTGGCCATCACAAATCTCGGCTCCCCCGTGCGAGGGTGGACCGCCACGTTCGACTTCCCGACCTCCGACCAGAAGGTCACCAACGGCTGGAGTGCCACGTGGACACAGTCCGGAACCCGCGTGTCCGCCACCAGCCTCGACTGGAACGGGGCGCTGGATACGGGCGGGTCGACTTCCATCGGGTTCACCGGTGCGTGGAAGGGCGCCAATCCGGAACCCGCATCGATCGCGCTCAACGGCGTGGCCTGTACCGGCTCGGTGACATCCCCGACCCCCAGCCCCACCACCACTCCGACCAGCGGTCCCAGTGATCCGGCCCCGGAGCTGAAGGTTTCCGGTAACAAGATCGTCACCGCGAGCGGCAAGCAGTACCGGCTGCTGGGTGTGGACCGCTCCAGCGGTGAATACGCTTGTGTGCAGGGCAAGGGGCTATGGGACAGCGGCCCGGTCGACCAGGCGTCCGTCGACGCGATGAAGACCTGGAACATCCACGCGGTACGCGTGCCGTTGAACGAGGAATGCTGGCTCGGCATCAACGGCTCGCCCAGTGGAGCCACCTACCAGCAGGGCGTCAAGGACTACGTCAACCTGCTGGTGGCCAACGGCATCACCCCGATCCTCGATCTGCACTGGACCCGAGGTGCCTACACGAACGGGCCGGACTGGCACTGCAAGGACGCCACCGCGACGTGCCAGAAGCCGATGCCGGACGCGCAGTACGCCCCCCAGTTCTGGACCGGTGTCGCAGGCGCGTTCAAGGGCAACGACGCCGTCGTTTTCGATCTGTTCAACGAGCCGTACCCGGAGATCGCCGGCAACTGGGACAAGACCCTCGGCTGGACGTGCTGGCGAGACGGCGGCACCTGCACCGGCCTTCCCTATGAAACCGCCGGCATGCAGGACCTGGTCGACGCTGTTCGGGCCACCGGCGCGACCAACGTCCTCATGCTGGGTGGCCTGGAGTGGGCCAACGACATGCGGGAGTGGCTGACGTACAAGCCGACCGACCCACTGAACAACCTCGCCGCGTCCTGGCACTCCTACAGCTTCAACGCCTGCGCGACCGAATCCTGCTGGGACAGCCAGGTCGCGCCGCTCGCGCAACAAGTGCCGGTCGTCATCGGTGAGTTCGGCCAGGACAACTGCGGCTTCGACTACATGCAGCGGCTGGTCGACTGGGCCGACGCGCACAACATGGGTTATCTCGCGTGGACCTGGAACCCGTGGGGCTGCAGCACCGGCGCCGTACTCATCAAGGACTGGGCCGGAACCCCGGAGGCTGGCATCGGCGACGGGCTGAAGGCCCACCTGATCAGCCAGGACCCCTACACGACCCCGTAA